One region of Aminobacterium colombiense DSM 12261 genomic DNA includes:
- the panB gene encoding 3-methyl-2-oxobutanoate hydroxymethyltransferase — protein MAKVTIQKLKEMKQKGEKISMVTAYDYAQAVLVEKSGIEIILVGDSLAMTMLGNEGTVQLTTDEMIAHIKPVVKGAPTPMIVGDMVFGSYNESISQAIRSANRLMKEGGCDVIKLEGGRPEVVSAIVEAGIPVQGHIGLTPQTASMLGGFKVQGKSLEAAQRIIDEAKALEEAGAFSIVVECVPEELGRAITEAVSIPIIGIGAGRYCDGQVLVFHDMLGLFDKFLPKFVKQYAQIGDEIVKSLSTYKEEVRQGAFPEEKHTFGGLSREDLKDL, from the coding sequence ATGGCAAAGGTAACGATCCAGAAACTTAAAGAAATGAAACAGAAAGGTGAAAAAATATCAATGGTGACAGCCTATGATTACGCACAGGCTGTATTGGTGGAAAAATCCGGCATTGAAATTATTCTTGTCGGCGACTCTCTTGCTATGACCATGCTTGGAAACGAAGGAACTGTTCAGCTTACCACAGATGAAATGATCGCCCATATCAAACCGGTGGTAAAAGGCGCGCCAACGCCAATGATCGTGGGAGATATGGTCTTCGGTTCCTACAACGAGAGCATTTCTCAGGCTATCCGCAGCGCAAATCGCCTCATGAAAGAGGGCGGCTGTGATGTTATCAAGCTTGAGGGAGGGCGGCCCGAAGTGGTGTCTGCCATTGTGGAGGCAGGAATTCCTGTACAGGGACATATAGGTCTCACTCCTCAGACAGCGTCAATGCTGGGCGGGTTTAAAGTTCAGGGAAAGAGTCTTGAGGCAGCTCAGAGAATAATCGATGAGGCGAAGGCCCTTGAGGAAGCAGGAGCTTTTTCCATTGTCGTTGAATGTGTGCCTGAAGAATTGGGACGGGCCATTACTGAAGCTGTTTCCATTCCTATTATAGGGATAGGCGCAGGGCGTTATTGCGATGGCCAGGTTCTTGTTTTCCATGATATGCTGGGACTTTTTGATAAATTCCTTCCTAAGTTCGTTAAACAGTATGCTCAGATTGGAGACGAAATTGTAAAATCGCTAAGCACATACAAGGAAGAAGTGCGTCAAGGTGCCTTCCCAGAAGAAAAACACACCTTCGGAGGACTGAGCAGGGAAGATCTGAAGGATCTGTAA
- a CDS encoding ketopantoate reductase family protein yields MKIAVLGSGAMGCLYGGKLAEAGYDVTLIDVWKDHIDSINNRGLHIEGIEGERTVRSIRAVSSAGEAGPCDLLIVFVKATLTAQAVESARGIIGERTSILTLQNGLGNVEKISAVVGEEKVIAGVTGHGSTLLGPGKIRHAGQGVTVIGELNGAVDERLRCIGAVLEKGGFDVKLSQNVMGLIWGKLLVNIGINALTAITGLKNGRLVDFSETEELLRSAVEEAVAVAKGKGVILEGEDPVEHARNVARLTATNRSSMLQDVSNKRKTEIDVINGAIVQEGKRLGIPTPVNKVLYNLVSVKEKTYEEV; encoded by the coding sequence ATGAAAATCGCAGTTCTTGGTTCGGGAGCAATGGGATGCCTCTATGGCGGGAAACTTGCCGAAGCAGGATATGATGTTACTCTCATTGACGTATGGAAAGATCACATTGATTCTATTAATAACCGGGGTTTGCATATAGAAGGAATTGAGGGAGAACGGACGGTTCGCTCTATTCGAGCTGTTTCTTCTGCTGGAGAGGCAGGGCCGTGCGATCTTCTCATTGTTTTTGTCAAAGCAACCCTTACGGCTCAGGCCGTAGAAAGCGCCAGGGGAATAATTGGGGAGCGAACAAGCATCCTCACCCTCCAGAATGGCCTCGGCAATGTAGAAAAAATAAGTGCCGTGGTTGGAGAAGAGAAAGTTATTGCCGGTGTAACGGGACACGGATCCACATTGCTTGGACCGGGGAAAATACGCCATGCCGGACAGGGTGTCACCGTTATTGGCGAACTCAATGGCGCTGTTGACGAACGTCTTCGATGCATCGGAGCGGTGCTTGAAAAGGGCGGCTTTGATGTAAAACTTTCCCAAAATGTTATGGGACTCATTTGGGGGAAGCTTCTCGTCAATATTGGCATCAATGCGCTGACGGCTATCACCGGCCTTAAAAATGGACGACTTGTGGATTTTTCTGAAACAGAAGAACTCCTTCGTTCTGCCGTTGAAGAGGCGGTTGCTGTAGCGAAAGGAAAAGGCGTCATTCTCGAAGGAGAAGATCCAGTGGAGCACGCGAGAAATGTTGCGAGGCTGACGGCAACCAATAGGTCGTCCATGCTCCAGGATGTTTCGAACAAACGCAAAACAGAGATAGATGTCATTAACGGAGCCATTGTTCAAGAAGGCAAGCGTTTAGGTATTCCAACACCGGTCAACAAGGTTCTTTACAACTTGGTGTCGGTGAAAGAAAAAACTTATGAAGAAGTATAA
- a CDS encoding TRAP transporter substrate-binding protein — protein sequence MKQLKKKSLMIAGLLLCALVLGTVAQPVWAAKYTFKLGHAVSDQHPYHLGAVRFKEVVEKETNGEVEINLFPNNQLGTGERDLIEGLQLGTVDLVVSSTGPMSGFEKKFMIFDFPFLFKDKAQAYATLDGEIGQYIMGLLEKQGIKGLAWYENGFRHLTNSKRPVNMPADAQGLKLRTMENKVQMAIWRAVKADPTPMAWGEVFTALQQGTVDGQENPIPIIYTQKIYEVQKYVSLTGHVFSPSMIVMGKAKFDKLPKEYQELFLKAAQESAVYEREQITKMEEEQVEELKKLGMEINTPDKDAFREATKSVYDEFRGELGEDAKLLDQILAEN from the coding sequence ATGAAGCAGTTGAAGAAAAAATCATTGATGATTGCGGGACTTTTGCTTTGCGCCCTTGTTCTTGGAACTGTGGCGCAACCAGTTTGGGCTGCGAAATATACCTTTAAGCTTGGACATGCGGTAAGCGACCAGCATCCCTACCATCTTGGCGCAGTTCGTTTCAAAGAAGTTGTAGAAAAAGAAACCAACGGAGAAGTGGAAATTAATCTCTTCCCCAACAATCAGCTTGGTACAGGCGAAAGAGACCTTATCGAAGGGCTTCAGCTTGGGACTGTAGACCTGGTTGTTTCTTCCACCGGTCCCATGAGCGGCTTTGAAAAGAAATTTATGATCTTTGACTTCCCTTTCCTCTTTAAGGATAAGGCACAGGCCTACGCCACTCTTGATGGAGAAATTGGACAGTACATTATGGGACTCCTTGAGAAGCAGGGCATTAAGGGACTGGCGTGGTATGAAAATGGTTTCCGACATCTTACAAACTCAAAACGTCCTGTCAACATGCCAGCAGATGCTCAGGGCTTAAAATTGAGAACTATGGAAAATAAAGTACAGATGGCTATTTGGCGGGCAGTAAAAGCTGATCCCACACCAATGGCCTGGGGTGAAGTGTTCACTGCTCTTCAGCAGGGTACTGTAGATGGACAGGAGAACCCAATACCTATAATTTACACACAGAAGATCTACGAAGTTCAGAAGTATGTTTCTCTCACCGGCCACGTTTTCTCTCCGTCAATGATTGTAATGGGCAAAGCAAAATTCGATAAGCTGCCTAAGGAATATCAGGAGCTTTTTCTAAAGGCTGCCCAGGAATCGGCTGTTTACGAGCGAGAGCAAATTACAAAAATGGAAGAAGAGCAGGTTGAGGAGCTTAAGAAACTGGGCATGGAGATCAATACACCTGATAAAGATGCTTTCCGAGAAGCCACAAAATCTGTTTATGACGAGTTCCGTGGAGAGCTTGGAGAAGACGCGAAGCTTCTTGATCAGATTCTTGCAGAGAACTAG
- a CDS encoding TRAP transporter small permease, whose product MEKILNGVNRIVEYIVSFLLIVMVIVVFLQVIFRFVLHSSLPWSEEVSRYILIWISFLGASIGVKRGAHIGVEVVTNILPSKIKKVVAFLATLFATVFFAIMVVYGHRILGIVSSQLSPAMEISMGIPYSAIFISGVLMFVYSVEQALAIVTGRKGEAR is encoded by the coding sequence ATGGAAAAAATACTCAATGGTGTAAACCGTATAGTGGAATACATCGTAAGCTTTCTGTTGATCGTAATGGTCATTGTTGTTTTTTTACAGGTTATATTCAGGTTTGTTCTTCACTCCTCTCTGCCGTGGTCAGAAGAAGTTTCCAGATACATTCTCATATGGATCTCTTTTCTTGGCGCCAGTATCGGCGTGAAAAGAGGGGCTCATATTGGAGTGGAAGTGGTAACAAACATATTGCCCAGTAAAATCAAAAAGGTTGTTGCATTTTTAGCGACTCTCTTTGCCACGGTCTTTTTTGCTATTATGGTGGTCTATGGCCACAGAATTCTCGGCATTGTTTCGAGTCAGTTATCACCGGCCATGGAAATATCCATGGGAATTCCATACTCAGCGATTTTTATCAGCGGTGTGCTCATGTTCGTTTATTCTGTTGAGCAGGCCCTGGCAATTGTGACGGGAAGAAAGGGTGAAGCCAGATGA
- a CDS encoding TRAP transporter large permease, translated as MTAVLFASLFLFFVINVPIAIAIGLASVAAILFSGSIPPIVVVQKMFTAADSFPLMAVPFFILAGSLMEFGGISRRLVEFANSIVGRFSGGLAFVAIMASMFFGAISGAAVATVAAIGTILIPAMVRRGYDKPFATAVQATAGTLGVMIPPSIPMIIYGVLTGVSIGALFMGGILPGILVGLSLMFVAWLISRKKGYRGDEKSSLNRIWQTFKQAILALMMPVIILGGIYGGVFTPTEAAVVAVVYGFVVGFFIYRELNLSQLKDILVTTVVGTSMIMFIIATSSVFSWILTAEQIPQVVANAILSISKNPIIILALINLLLLFLGTFMETVAAIIILVPVLLPVITQIGVDPLHFGIVLVVNLAIGMVTPPLGVCLFIGCSIADITLEDITRAVWPFILIMIADVLLLTYLPWISTILPRLTGLY; from the coding sequence ATGACAGCAGTTCTCTTCGCCAGTCTTTTCTTGTTTTTTGTCATAAATGTGCCCATCGCCATTGCTATAGGTCTGGCTTCTGTTGCGGCCATTCTTTTTTCTGGATCCATTCCGCCTATAGTCGTCGTTCAGAAGATGTTCACAGCTGCAGATTCCTTTCCTCTTATGGCTGTTCCTTTTTTCATCCTTGCCGGTTCATTGATGGAATTTGGGGGCATTTCAAGGCGGCTTGTAGAGTTCGCTAATTCCATTGTCGGGCGATTTTCAGGTGGTTTGGCTTTTGTGGCCATTATGGCAAGCATGTTCTTCGGTGCCATTTCCGGTGCCGCAGTAGCCACAGTAGCGGCAATTGGCACCATTCTGATTCCAGCTATGGTGCGGCGAGGCTATGACAAGCCTTTTGCTACGGCGGTTCAGGCTACAGCAGGAACTCTTGGGGTTATGATCCCCCCAAGTATCCCCATGATCATCTACGGCGTTCTTACGGGGGTATCTATAGGAGCACTTTTCATGGGCGGCATACTGCCAGGTATACTCGTCGGCCTTTCCCTCATGTTTGTAGCATGGCTTATCTCTCGAAAAAAAGGGTATCGAGGAGATGAAAAATCTTCCCTAAATCGTATTTGGCAGACATTTAAACAGGCAATCCTCGCTCTCATGATGCCAGTGATAATTCTTGGCGGTATTTACGGCGGGGTATTTACTCCTACAGAGGCTGCGGTAGTTGCTGTCGTGTATGGCTTTGTCGTGGGTTTTTTCATCTATCGCGAACTGAATTTGTCACAGCTTAAAGATATTCTTGTTACAACAGTAGTGGGAACATCCATGATCATGTTCATTATTGCCACATCCTCTGTCTTCAGCTGGATTCTTACTGCAGAACAGATTCCCCAGGTGGTGGCAAATGCCATACTTTCCATATCGAAAAATCCCATCATCATTCTGGCCCTTATCAACTTATTGCTCCTCTTTCTGGGAACCTTTATGGAAACAGTGGCAGCCATCATTATTTTGGTGCCGGTTTTGTTGCCCGTAATAACCCAGATAGGGGTCGACCCTCTCCACTTTGGGATCGTTTTAGTTGTGAACCTCGCCATAGGCATGGTTACGCCGCCCCTTGGGGTCTGTCTTTTCATAGGGTGCAGCATTGCGGATATCACTCTTGAAGATATTACCCGTGCCGTATGGCCATTTATCTTGATCATGATCGCAGATGTATTGCTTCTCACCTATTTGCCGTGGATATCAACGATTTTGCCGAGACTGACGGGGCTCTATTGA
- a CDS encoding NAD(P)/FAD-dependent oxidoreductase: MKYDVIIVGSGPAGVFAAMELVKSDKKVLILDKGKLIKERKCPILEGLSPVCVNCNSCNIVSGWGGAGTASDGKLTLTTGFGGNLEECIGEDALENMIRYVDDTFVSFGADKKYYEPTGEIVKDTIQKAASRGIKIIPARIRHIGTDASRMVLNNMYEELKEKCDILMNTEVKEVVVHSGVVEGVVLKDGQEINSEYVILAPGREGSSWLEGIVNKYNLPIASMPVDIGVRVEVSDSICQDLTKHFYEVKCLYNTPTFDDRCRTFCMNPSGFVVHEYNKAHDLVTVNGHSLKNVKSKNTNFAILVTKNFTQPFNDPIGYATHIAKLANMLAGGGILLQRLGDLRDGRRSTEARITRGMVKPTAQAQPGDLSLVLPHRFLIDVVEFIEALNIIMPGINMNDTLLYGVEIKLYSLRLELKETLETPAIRNLYMAGDGAGVSRGIIQAASSGVVAARSILYQG, from the coding sequence GTGAAATACGACGTTATTATTGTGGGATCAGGTCCAGCCGGAGTCTTTGCGGCCATGGAGCTGGTGAAAAGTGACAAAAAAGTACTGATCTTAGATAAGGGAAAACTTATAAAAGAAAGAAAATGCCCTATTCTTGAAGGACTTTCCCCTGTATGCGTCAACTGCAATTCATGTAATATCGTTTCTGGTTGGGGAGGTGCAGGCACAGCTTCAGATGGAAAACTCACCCTGACAACAGGATTTGGCGGAAACCTCGAAGAATGCATAGGGGAAGATGCTCTAGAAAACATGATCCGCTATGTAGACGATACTTTTGTAAGCTTCGGCGCTGATAAAAAGTATTACGAGCCAACGGGAGAAATTGTGAAAGATACCATCCAAAAGGCAGCAAGCCGAGGAATAAAAATTATCCCGGCCAGAATTCGCCATATTGGCACCGATGCGTCCCGTATGGTTCTCAATAACATGTATGAAGAACTGAAAGAGAAATGCGACATTCTTATGAACACAGAAGTGAAGGAAGTTGTTGTCCATAGCGGAGTTGTCGAAGGAGTAGTCTTAAAAGATGGCCAGGAAATAAACTCTGAGTACGTTATTTTAGCTCCAGGCCGAGAAGGAAGCTCGTGGCTCGAAGGAATTGTGAACAAATATAATTTGCCAATTGCCTCCATGCCTGTAGATATTGGGGTGCGAGTAGAGGTTTCGGATAGTATTTGCCAGGATCTTACAAAGCATTTCTACGAAGTGAAATGTCTATACAACACCCCTACCTTTGACGACAGATGCCGCACTTTCTGTATGAACCCTTCGGGGTTTGTAGTACACGAGTATAACAAGGCCCATGATCTGGTCACGGTGAATGGGCACAGCCTAAAGAATGTAAAATCTAAAAACACGAATTTTGCCATTCTCGTGACAAAAAACTTCACCCAGCCTTTCAACGACCCCATAGGATATGCTACTCATATAGCTAAACTTGCGAACATGCTGGCTGGCGGCGGTATTTTACTGCAGCGTCTTGGTGATTTGCGGGATGGTCGCCGTTCCACAGAGGCCAGAATAACGAGGGGAATGGTTAAACCCACAGCCCAGGCCCAGCCAGGCGACCTGAGCCTTGTTTTACCTCACCGTTTTTTAATTGACGTGGTTGAATTTATAGAAGCCCTTAATATCATTATGCCGGGCATCAATATGAACGATACTCTCCTATACGGAGTGGAGATCAAGCTGTATTCCTTACGGCTTGAATTAAAAGAAACCCTTGAAACACCTGCCATCCGAAATCTTTATATGGCCGGAGACGGCGCAGGGGTAAGCCGTGGGATAATACAGGCGGCTTCTAGTGGTGTCGTAGCCGCCCGCTCAATTCTTTATCAAGGATAG
- a CDS encoding nitroreductase family protein, whose product MNLVIETIKNRRSIRRYLPLQINDEELSLIVEAGTWAPSGHNNQPWHFSVIQNKELIDMISDKTVALMKKYSVEWIRKMGEKEGYHIYYHAPAIIVISGKKNADSLLKPIADCSAAIENMLIAAESLNIGTCWIGFSGFFFAVATPEELKAIGVPEGYEALYSIALGYKDPAHKYGAPKRKEGVVTYIR is encoded by the coding sequence ATGAATCTCGTAATTGAAACCATTAAAAATCGACGAAGCATCAGGCGTTACTTGCCACTACAAATAAACGACGAAGAGCTTTCGCTCATTGTGGAAGCCGGCACTTGGGCTCCTAGCGGGCACAATAATCAACCGTGGCATTTTAGTGTTATTCAAAACAAAGAGTTAATTGACATGATCAGCGATAAAACGGTGGCTCTCATGAAAAAATATTCTGTGGAGTGGATACGTAAAATGGGGGAAAAAGAAGGATATCATATTTATTATCATGCCCCTGCTATTATTGTCATTTCAGGAAAGAAAAATGCCGATTCCCTGCTAAAACCCATTGCAGACTGTTCCGCCGCAATAGAAAACATGCTCATCGCCGCTGAATCCCTCAACATAGGGACATGCTGGATCGGCTTTTCTGGTTTCTTTTTTGCTGTAGCCACACCAGAAGAACTGAAAGCCATAGGCGTACCTGAAGGCTATGAAGCTCTTTACAGCATAGCCTTAGGATATAAAGATCCCGCCCATAAGTATGGGGCCCCCAAACGTAAAGAGGGCGTCGTTACATATATCAGGTAA
- a CDS encoding dihydroorotate dehydrogenase-like protein, translating into MTVDFSAVYMGVELKNPVIVGASGITSNLETIRQVEDAGAGGMVIKSLFEEQIALEALALEHELTDDDERHAEMIALHPGIAHGGPEEHLMWVKKVVKGARIPIFASLNAGQKSVWVEWAEKLSQTGVQGLELNLYIMPVDSHLSGEDIEKKQFAMVEEVLRVVSIPVAVKISPYYTNPLHVVSTFDKIGVKGHVLFNSFFNPDIDPDKQMEVRDITMSHETDSRLPLRFMALLYGAVEGSLCANRGIFSGRDVVKMLLAGADCVQVVSTLYKNGINSLKTMIEDIEQWMDKNGYEILDEFKGKLSKKRAHDPYAWERAQYVDILMRHESPFLSRPEI; encoded by the coding sequence ATGACTGTTGACTTTTCAGCAGTATACATGGGAGTGGAATTAAAGAACCCGGTCATCGTAGGAGCGAGCGGCATTACATCAAACCTTGAAACGATTCGTCAAGTAGAAGACGCCGGGGCGGGCGGGATGGTGATCAAGTCTCTTTTTGAAGAACAGATTGCCCTGGAAGCCCTTGCGTTGGAGCACGAGTTAACAGACGATGATGAGCGTCATGCTGAAATGATTGCTCTTCATCCCGGGATTGCCCACGGGGGGCCAGAAGAACATCTCATGTGGGTGAAAAAAGTTGTGAAGGGAGCACGAATTCCTATTTTTGCAAGCTTGAATGCGGGGCAAAAAAGCGTATGGGTCGAGTGGGCTGAAAAATTGAGTCAGACAGGAGTTCAGGGCCTTGAGCTTAACCTTTACATTATGCCTGTTGATAGCCATCTTAGTGGTGAAGATATTGAGAAGAAGCAATTCGCTATGGTGGAAGAAGTTTTACGTGTGGTTTCCATTCCAGTGGCAGTAAAAATCAGCCCATACTATACAAATCCTCTTCACGTTGTTTCTACCTTTGATAAAATAGGTGTAAAGGGGCATGTCCTGTTCAATAGTTTTTTCAATCCTGACATTGACCCTGATAAACAGATGGAAGTTCGGGATATTACCATGAGCCACGAAACTGATTCCCGCCTGCCTCTTCGTTTTATGGCCCTTCTTTACGGGGCAGTTGAGGGGTCGCTCTGTGCGAATCGGGGAATCTTTTCTGGAAGAGATGTAGTAAAAATGCTTCTCGCGGGGGCAGACTGTGTGCAGGTTGTCAGCACCCTCTACAAAAATGGCATTAATTCGCTGAAAACCATGATTGAGGACATAGAACAGTGGATGGATAAAAATGGTTATGAGATTCTTGACGAATTTAAAGGCAAGCTAAGTAAAAAGAGAGCCCATGATCCCTACGCTTGGGAACGGGCCCAATATGTGGATATTTTAATGCGCCACGAATCGCCGTTTTTGTCCCGTCCAGAGATATAA
- the cysK gene encoding cysteine synthase A yields the protein MTFKTDRIALRKRIGRTPLFVFRPSNQGAAIAIKLEGTNIGGSVKDRAAWGMLRHAEEKGLLRDETVIVEPTSGNTGIALAMLGQALGLKVILTMPESMSQERRSVLAAYGAELHLSPAKEGMRGAIALARHILDETPGAYMPDQFSNPGNSWAHSVTTAPEILTDMEGLPISAFVAGIGSGGTISGTGAVLKAVWPAIHIVGVEPAGSPVLSGGEAGPHKIQGIGAGFAPAVLKKEILTEIKTVEDDAALETTRWLARTHGLFCGISTGANVWAAIQTAKQFTPDDTVVTIACDRGDKYLSTEAFKN from the coding sequence ATGACCTTTAAAACAGATCGGATTGCTTTGAGAAAACGTATAGGCCGCACACCTCTGTTTGTTTTTCGCCCCAGCAATCAAGGCGCAGCTATTGCCATTAAGCTGGAGGGAACAAATATTGGGGGCTCCGTAAAAGACAGGGCTGCCTGGGGAATGCTTCGCCACGCAGAAGAAAAAGGGCTGCTCAGGGATGAGACCGTCATTGTAGAACCTACGTCTGGAAATACTGGCATCGCCCTGGCCATGCTAGGACAGGCTTTGGGCCTGAAAGTGATTCTCACCATGCCGGAATCCATGTCTCAGGAGCGTCGGTCTGTTCTGGCTGCCTATGGTGCTGAACTTCATCTTTCTCCAGCCAAAGAAGGAATGAGGGGGGCCATCGCCCTGGCACGACATATACTTGACGAAACGCCCGGCGCCTATATGCCCGACCAATTCAGCAATCCCGGAAATTCCTGGGCCCATTCTGTAACTACCGCCCCTGAAATTCTAACAGATATGGAGGGGCTGCCCATTTCCGCTTTTGTTGCGGGCATTGGATCGGGAGGAACTATTTCAGGAACAGGGGCCGTCCTCAAAGCAGTCTGGCCGGCAATTCATATAGTAGGGGTAGAACCTGCCGGCAGCCCTGTTCTAAGCGGAGGGGAAGCCGGGCCTCATAAAATACAGGGCATAGGTGCTGGATTTGCTCCTGCCGTTCTAAAAAAAGAGATATTGACAGAGATTAAAACCGTGGAAGATGATGCCGCCCTCGAAACAACCCGCTGGCTTGCTCGTACCCATGGTCTCTTTTGCGGCATTTCCACAGGAGCCAACGTCTGGGCAGCCATTCAGACAGCCAAACAGTTTACTCCCGATGATACCGTAGTCACCATTGCCTGCGATCGAGGAGACAAATATCTCAGCACAGAAGCCTTTAAAAACTGA
- the cysE gene encoding serine O-acetyltransferase, translating to MKIFVSSILDVWNTVKADVRAVGDNDPAFKGGIWGWLEVVFCYPGLHAILAHRIIHFLHATLHIPFLPRLLSHVMRWLTGIEIHPGAKIGKRFFIDHGMGIVIGETAEIGNNVKLFHGVTLGGTGKERGKRHPTVHDNVMIGAGAKLLGNITVGEGAKIGAGAVVVRNVEAGSTVVGIPANVRIKHHDQRTSLSSKVLLDRIEMLEQELEILKNYLKKEAA from the coding sequence ATGAAAATTTTTGTTTCTTCTATATTAGATGTTTGGAATACGGTAAAAGCCGATGTCAGAGCTGTAGGGGATAACGACCCGGCTTTTAAGGGTGGCATATGGGGGTGGCTAGAGGTTGTTTTTTGCTACCCTGGCCTTCATGCTATCCTCGCCCACCGGATCATACATTTTTTACATGCAACGCTGCATATTCCCTTTTTACCCCGACTTTTAAGTCATGTCATGCGATGGCTGACAGGAATAGAGATTCATCCGGGAGCCAAGATCGGAAAAAGGTTTTTCATCGACCATGGTATGGGGATCGTTATCGGTGAAACAGCGGAAATAGGAAACAACGTAAAACTTTTTCATGGCGTAACGTTAGGCGGAACTGGAAAAGAAAGAGGCAAGCGCCACCCCACCGTGCATGATAACGTAATGATTGGAGCAGGAGCGAAACTGCTTGGCAATATTACAGTAGGGGAAGGAGCCAAAATAGGAGCCGGAGCTGTAGTGGTACGGAATGTGGAGGCTGGCTCAACGGTTGTAGGAATTCCAGCTAATGTCCGCATTAAACATCACGACCAGCGCACTTCCCTTTCGAGCAAAGTTTTGCTTGACCGTATCGAAATGCTGGAACAGGAACTTGAAATACTTAAAAACTACCTCAAAAAGGAGGCTGCATAG
- a CDS encoding isocitrate/isopropylmalate dehydrogenase family protein: MSFKRYSIARIAGDGIGPEVIGEASKILEATGNKWNFAIEWVDYPFGADYYLRTGETLPSSAIEEMASCHALFLGAVGDPRVKPGILERGILLNLRFHFDQYVNLRPAKSYPKVPLPIEIKGGKTLDTLVVRENTEDFYIGIGGKTEAGHIDLDLAAKRKLYSIHGKLTGDFEGKIEGAFQLGIASEPGIRRVTAYACEAAKSRGEEVITLVSKSNALPQIYGFWENMAKDEAQQHGVEVSVINVDAMCYHLVRRPDLYNVILAPNMFGDIVSDLLAGLTGGLGVAAGADIGDSLSMFEPIHGSAPDIAGTKKANPLAAILSGALLLDHLGEKGAAASIEKAVCDFLKGTEVKRMPIEFGGEGTASSVGEDILARLH, from the coding sequence ATGAGTTTTAAAAGATATTCTATTGCCCGTATTGCAGGAGACGGCATCGGCCCTGAGGTGATTGGAGAAGCTTCTAAGATTCTTGAAGCAACTGGAAACAAGTGGAACTTCGCAATCGAGTGGGTGGATTACCCTTTCGGCGCGGATTATTATCTTCGGACTGGCGAAACTCTTCCTTCCTCCGCTATAGAAGAAATGGCTTCGTGTCATGCCCTCTTCTTAGGAGCCGTTGGTGATCCCAGAGTAAAACCCGGCATTCTTGAGCGGGGAATTTTGCTGAACCTTCGCTTTCATTTCGACCAGTATGTCAACCTTCGACCGGCAAAGAGCTATCCGAAAGTTCCCCTGCCTATTGAGATCAAGGGCGGTAAAACCCTTGACACCCTCGTTGTTCGGGAAAATACAGAGGATTTTTACATTGGCATAGGCGGAAAAACTGAGGCTGGTCATATAGATCTTGACCTTGCCGCGAAAAGAAAGCTCTATTCCATCCATGGGAAACTAACGGGAGACTTCGAAGGGAAAATAGAGGGAGCTTTCCAGCTGGGGATAGCTTCCGAGCCTGGAATTCGCAGAGTTACAGCCTATGCTTGTGAAGCAGCAAAATCGAGAGGAGAAGAAGTTATAACCCTTGTTTCGAAATCAAATGCCCTTCCCCAGATATACGGCTTTTGGGAAAATATGGCAAAGGATGAAGCACAACAACATGGCGTAGAAGTCTCTGTTATCAACGTTGATGCCATGTGCTACCATCTTGTTCGAAGGCCTGATCTTTACAATGTCATCCTCGCTCCCAACATGTTCGGAGATATTGTAAGCGACCTCCTCGCCGGTCTAACCGGGGGGCTTGGTGTTGCCGCAGGTGCGGATATCGGTGATTCTCTTTCTATGTTCGAACCCATTCATGGATCTGCCCCTGATATTGCAGGCACAAAAAAAGCAAACCCTCTTGCAGCCATTCTTTCTGGTGCACTTTTGCTTGATCATCTGGGAGAGAAAGGGGCTGCTGCTTCCATAGAGAAAGCTGTCTGTGACTTTCTTAAAGGTACGGAAGTTAAAAGAATGCCTATAGAGTTCGGCGGTGAAGGCACCGCTTCCTCTGTGGGGGAAGACATTCTGGCCCGTCTACATTAG